One segment of Rosa chinensis cultivar Old Blush chromosome 6, RchiOBHm-V2, whole genome shotgun sequence DNA contains the following:
- the LOC112172574 gene encoding SUN domain-containing protein 4, with the protein MQRSRRALLHRRALDKVITGRSRLYKVSLSLVFALWGFVFLISLWFSRGDGHRDGSTASPVGLSTWNETKLDRDEHTDSVELQKQEDLVYSFEGVCTNGVETSSLNGELLSEGNKHQASTEGSAIYNSAVAEQPELEKSSSGVKHEIDAPKNGRLPRAVPLGLDEFKSKTFSSKIKSVIGQAGGIKHRVEPGGAEYNYASAAKGAKVLAFNKEAKGASNIISRDKDKYLRNPCSAEEKFVDIELSEETLVDTIKIGNLEHYSSNLRDFELLGSLVYPTDEWVKLGNFTAANIKLAQRFDLEEPKWVRYIRLKLLNHHGSEFYCTVSVIEIYGIDAVERMLEDLISVESGAYVSNGVTVDQKPVTSHPDSPEGDDFFNIDKEMEPQAAVENSNVNNEIIKSDVPDPIKEVLHQQGSRMPGDTVLKILMQKVRSLDFSLSLLERYLEESNSRYGSIFKEFETDMEEKELDLKKIKENMRNLLESQEVIAKDVNNLMSWQSLVSVQLDNLVRDNAILRSEVEKVREKQISVDNKGVVIFVVCVLFSLLALARLFIDIVGSVYSAFSVHTTEKSRKFCLMSSSWVSLLVSCILVLFILSL; encoded by the exons ATGCAGAGGTCGCGTAGAGCTCTTCTGCATAGAAGAGCTTTGGACAAGGTCATCACCGGAAGGAGCCGCTTGTATAAGGTGTCTCTATCTTTAGTTTTTGCTCTGTGGGGGTTTGTCTTCCTTATCAGCTTATGGTTTAGTCGTGGCGACGGACACAGAG ATGGATCCACAGCATCTCCAGTTGGATTATCAACTTGGAATGAAACTAAGCTGGATCGTGATGAACACACTGATTCTGTAGAACTACAAAAGCAAGAGGATTTAGTCTACTCTTTTGAAGGTGTGTGCACAAATGGTGTTGAAACTAGTAGTTTAAATGGTGAACTACTTAGTGAAGGAAATAAACATCAGGCCTCAACAGAAGGAAGTGCAATTTATAACTCGGCCGTAGCTGAGCAACCTGAATTGGAGAAATCTAGTTCAGGCGTGAAACATGAAATTGATGCTCCAAAAAATGGCCGCCTGCCTCGTGCTGTGCCTCTTGGTCTGGATGAATTCAAGAGCAAAACATTTAGTTCAAAAATTAAATCTGTAATTGGTCAGGCTGGAGGCATAAAACATAGAGTGGAGCCTGGTGGCGCAGAGTACAATTATGCTTCGGCTGCAAAGGGAGCCAAGGTCTTGGCTTTTAACAAGGAAGCCAAGGGTGCCTCTAATATCATAAGCAGAGACAAGGACAAGTACCTTCGCAATCCATGTTCTGCAGAAGAAAAGTTTGTTGATATAGAACTTTCAGAAGAAACCTTGGTAGacacaatcaaaataggtaATCTTGAACACTATTCATCTAATTTAAGGGATTTTGAGCTGCTTGGGAGTTTGGTTTATCCAACAGATGAATGGGTTAAGCTTGGGAATTTCACTGCAGCAAATATTAAGCTTGCGCAAAGATTTGATCTTGAGGAACCTAAGTGGGTGAGATATATAAGGTTAAAGCTTTTAAACCATCATGGTTCAGAGTTCTATTGCACAGTCAGTGTTATTGAAATTTATGGAATTGATGCTGTTGAGCGAATGCTTGAGGATTTAATTTCTGTTGAAAGCGGTGCATATGTTTCTAATGGAGTAACTGTTGACCAGAAACCTGTGACCTCCCACCCAGATTCCCCTGAGGGTGATGATTTTTTTAATATTGATAAAGAAATGGAACCTCAAGCTGCAGTTGAAAACTCTAATGTGAACAATGAAATAATCAAGAGTGATGTGCCTGATCCTATCAAAGAAGTACTTCATCAACAAGGTAGCAGGATGCCTGGGGATACTGTTCTTAAGATACTAATGCAGAAAGTCCGTTCACTGGATTTTAGTTTATCACTACTTGAGCGATACCTTGAGGAATCAAATTCAAGATACGGCAGCATTTTCAAAGAATTCGAGACAGATATGGAAGAGAAAGAGTTAGATTTAAAGAAGATCAAAGAAAACATGAGGAATCTCTTAGAAAGCCAGGAAGTAATT GCTAAAGATGTAAACAATCTCATGTCTTGGCAGTCCCTTGTCTCTGTGCAATTGGATAATTTAGTCAGGGATAACGCTATCCTCAG GTCTGAGGTTGAAAAGGTCAGGGAGAAGCAGATATCTGTAGATAATAAGGGTGTTGTAATATTTGTAGTCTGTGTACTTTTCTCATTGTTGGCCCTTGCAAGGCTTTTTATAGATATTGTGGGTAGTGTTTATAGTGCATTCAGTGTTCATACAACAGAGAAATCCAGGAAATTTTGTTTGATGAGCTCTTCCTGGGTTTCCTTACTAGTGAGCTGTATCCTTGtcctatttattttatctcTATAA